The following proteins are encoded in a genomic region of Periophthalmus magnuspinnatus isolate fPerMag1 chromosome 21, fPerMag1.2.pri, whole genome shotgun sequence:
- the umps gene encoding uridine 5'-monophosphate synthase, translated as MDNVDSLILKLHDVNAVKFGEYKLKSGMMTPIYIDLRVLVSYPALMNQIASLIYQKLQDEGLQFDSVCGVPYTALPLATIICSKHELPMLIRRKEAKEYGTKRMVEGNCRDGDICLIIEDTVTSGTSILETAEVLYKEGLKVSDSVVLMDREQGGVEMLASKGIRLHPIISMFKVLNVLQAAGRIDTQMAQNVHKFIMENNTFRAKDEENGNGVPVPKKPCIEHTEMSYAKRAKLPKIHPLASKLMNIMEEKQSNLCVSADVTSSEELLELADSLGSKICLLKTHVDILKDYTSEIGQKLQAVAEKHNFLIFEDRKFADIGNTVKHQYEGGLYQISSWSHIVNAHAVPGPGVVKGLNAVGRPLGRGCLLIAQMSSQGSLATGEYTQATLRMAEEHSDFVMGFICGGKITMRPEFIHMTPGVQLQSRGDGLGQQYSTPEEVIKNKGSDVIIVGRGILEAPDRLKAAEAYRKSGWDGYTQRLALSQQ; from the exons ATGGACAACGTTGATAGTCTGATCCTGAAACTCCACGATGTAAACGCGGTGAAATTTGGGGAATATAAACTCAAAAGTGGAATGATGACGCCTATTTATATCGATTTGAGAGTTCTGGTGTCCTATCCAGCGCTCATGAACCAG ATTGCCAGTCTCATTTACCAGAAGCTGCAGGATGAGGGCCTTCAGTTTGACTCTGTGTGTGGGGTCCCATACACAGCTCTGCCTCTGGCTACAATTATCTGCTCCAAACATGAGCTGCCCATGCTTATCAGGAGAAAGGAGGCCAAGGAGTATG GCACTAAGCGTATGGTGGAGGGCAACTGTCGAGATGGCGATATTTGTTTGATCATTGAAGACACAGTGACCAGTGGGACCAGTATTTTGGAGACAGCAGAAGTACTCTACAAAGAGGGACTCAAG GTGTCAGATTCTGTTGTTTTGATGGACCGAGAGCAGGGAGGAGTGGAGATGTTGGCATCAAAAGGAATACGTCTTCACCCGATAATCTCCATGTTTAAGGTGCTCAACGTGCTGCAGGCGGCCGGGCGAATCGACACACAAATGGCTCAAAACGTTCACAAGTTCATCATGGAAAACAACACATTCAG GGCCAAAGATGAGGAGAATGGTAATGGCGTACCTGTTCCCAAGAAGCCATGTATCGAGCACACAGAGATGAGTTATGCTAAAAGAGCCAAACTACCAA AAATTCACCCACTTGCATCAAAGTTAATgaacatcatggaggagaagCAGTCAAACCTGTGTGTGTCGGCCGATGTAACCAGCAGTGAAGAGTTATTGGAGCTTGCAGATTCACTTGGCTCCAAAATCTGTCTGCTCAAAACACACGTAGACATACTAAAG GACTACACATCAGAAATTGGTCAGAAGCTACAAGCAGTGGCTGAGAAACACAACTTTCTTATCTTTGAAGATCGCAAATTTGCAGACATTGGGAATACGGTCAAGCATCAATATGAAG gtggaCTGTACCAGATATCGTCCTGGTCCCACATAGTGAATGCCCATGCTGTGCCTGGACCTGGGGTGGTGAAGGGTCTCAATGCTGTGGGCAGACCTCTGGGGCGTGGCTGCCTTCTCATAGCACAGATGAGTTCCCAAGGCTCTCTGGCCACTGGAGAATACACACAAGCTACG ctGAGAATGGCAGAGGAGCATTCAGATTTTGTGATGGGTTTTATCTGTGGAGGGAAGATAACAATGAGGCCGGAGTTCATTCACATGACCCCAGGAGTGCAACTGCAGAGTAGAG GAGATGGTTTGGGTCAGCAGTACTCCACCCCAGAGGAGGTAATCAAGAACAAAGGCTCTGATGTCATCATTGTTGGACGCGGAATCCTGGAGGCCCCTGATAGGCTGAAAGCTGCCGAGGCATACAGGAAGTCAGGCTGGGACGGCTATACACAGCGGCTGGCCTTGAGTCAACAGTAG